A region of Candidatus Neomarinimicrobiota bacterium DNA encodes the following proteins:
- a CDS encoding phospho-N-acetylmuramoyl-pentapeptide-transferase — translation MLYHLLLPLQEYFSALNVFRYISFRSAGAAITAVLFSFIVGPWIIKKLHKMQIGETIRTNGPESHSAKAGTPTMGGLIIIGAILVPTLLFGRLDNVYIQMMVVSVVWMGIVGFIDDYLKAVKKSKKGLIARYKLLGQISLGLVLGGVMVLHPEFAGVETATTLPFFKDLVFDLKSAWIYIPFVIFVITATSNSVNLSDGLDGLASGLMAIAALVFAGIAYITGRADFSQYLNIIYLPSAGELTVFCAALIGASLGFLWFNARPAEVFMGDTGSLALGAALGAVAVMLKKEFLLPFAGGVFIIESISVIIQVRYFKYTKKKHGEGRRLFRMAPIHHHYELKGWDENKIVIRFWIMGILFAFLTLSTFKIR, via the coding sequence ATGCTATATCATTTACTGTTGCCCCTCCAGGAATACTTCTCTGCATTGAACGTATTCCGATACATTTCCTTTCGCTCAGCTGGTGCTGCCATTACTGCGGTCCTGTTTTCATTTATTGTAGGCCCCTGGATTATTAAAAAACTGCATAAAATGCAAATTGGCGAAACTATTCGAACCAACGGACCTGAATCCCACTCGGCCAAAGCCGGGACCCCTACCATGGGTGGCCTCATCATTATCGGTGCGATTCTGGTACCTACTCTCTTATTTGGCAGGTTAGATAATGTCTATATCCAAATGATGGTGGTCTCAGTGGTCTGGATGGGAATTGTTGGATTTATCGATGACTATCTCAAGGCCGTAAAAAAGTCTAAGAAAGGTCTTATCGCCCGCTATAAACTCCTTGGGCAAATAAGTCTGGGCTTGGTATTGGGTGGCGTCATGGTACTTCATCCTGAATTTGCAGGTGTTGAGACTGCTACTACCCTCCCCTTTTTCAAGGACCTGGTTTTCGATCTCAAATCTGCCTGGATATACATCCCCTTTGTTATTTTTGTTATTACTGCAACGTCAAATTCTGTCAACCTCAGCGACGGTCTCGATGGTCTTGCTTCAGGTCTTATGGCAATCGCAGCCCTCGTTTTTGCTGGCATAGCCTATATCACAGGCCGTGCAGATTTTAGTCAATATTTAAATATCATATATCTCCCTAGTGCAGGAGAGCTCACTGTCTTTTGTGCGGCACTTATTGGAGCTTCGCTTGGTTTTCTCTGGTTTAACGCTCGACCTGCAGAGGTCTTTATGGGCGATACAGGGTCGCTGGCTCTTGGTGCCGCACTTGGGGCGGTGGCAGTCATGCTGAAGAAAGAGTTTCTACTCCCCTTCGCAGGTGGTGTATTCATCATTGAATCCATCTCCGTGATCATTCAAGTGCGCTACTTCAAATATACCAAAAAGAAGCATGGTGAAGGTCGCCGGCTATTTCGCATGGCCCCGATTCACCATCATTATGAACTAAAAGGTTGGGATGAGAATAAAATAGTGATCCGCTTTTGGATCATGGGAATTCTCTTCGCCTTTCTAACGCTGTCGACATTCAAGATCAGGTAA
- the murF gene encoding UDP-N-acetylmuramoyl-tripeptide--D-alanyl-D-alanine ligase has product MAILPETITSLPDVSIKGAIMSPITGVSIDTRSLNAGDLFVAFIGSQVDGHDYIPKAISRGASAVMASTSWDGYEDWDASIPLIMTEDPVKSLADLATAHRKLFKIPLIAITGTNGKTSTKNLLAHILSKRFSVLSTDGNFNNHIGLPLTILKLNESHEVAVIEMGASQKGDIQYLCEIAQPDQGVITNIALAHTEFFHDIETIQATKGELFQYLGANHGRAFVNVDDQRVAQLGQSCPNHIAFSFKKEVERSFTMAGPDVLGCYDLQFRKFSAHLSQAGKAIVLNAAAAATIALQNGIRFDQLQEALENYPGEAGRMQHEEVGGVHFYNDAYNANPASAKVGFETMAEIKTSARKILIFADMLELGVQSIESHIKAASQMLMAGFDYIILFGEAVSSSANYLKEQGFTSLFYSKDKSQSLQHFLNEVKQGDLVYLKGSRGMQLEDYVNAYKENN; this is encoded by the coding sequence ATGGCTATTCTGCCTGAAACTATTACGTCGCTCCCTGATGTAAGCATTAAGGGGGCCATCATGTCCCCCATAACCGGTGTCAGTATTGATACTCGAAGCTTAAATGCTGGAGACCTCTTCGTTGCATTTATCGGTTCCCAAGTGGATGGTCATGACTATATCCCAAAAGCCATTTCCCGTGGCGCTTCAGCAGTTATGGCCTCCACTTCATGGGACGGATACGAAGATTGGGACGCTTCCATCCCTCTGATAATGACAGAAGATCCGGTCAAATCTCTTGCTGACCTTGCCACTGCACACCGGAAGCTTTTTAAGATACCTCTCATCGCCATTACAGGGACAAACGGAAAAACATCCACAAAAAACCTGCTCGCGCATATCCTGAGCAAGCGATTTTCCGTATTATCAACTGATGGTAACTTTAACAATCATATTGGCTTACCATTGACAATTCTGAAGCTGAACGAATCCCATGAAGTGGCAGTGATTGAAATGGGCGCCAGCCAAAAAGGTGATATCCAGTACCTGTGCGAAATTGCCCAACCGGATCAAGGTGTCATCACCAATATCGCTTTGGCACACACTGAATTTTTTCATGATATCGAGACTATTCAAGCTACCAAGGGTGAATTATTTCAATATCTCGGTGCCAACCATGGGCGCGCCTTCGTGAATGTTGATGATCAAAGAGTCGCACAGTTGGGGCAGAGCTGCCCCAATCATATCGCCTTTAGCTTTAAAAAGGAAGTTGAACGCAGCTTCACAATGGCAGGACCGGATGTCTTAGGTTGCTATGATCTTCAATTCAGAAAATTCTCTGCCCATTTGAGTCAGGCTGGGAAGGCCATCGTGTTAAATGCAGCTGCTGCAGCTACCATTGCTTTACAAAATGGTATTCGCTTTGACCAACTTCAGGAAGCTCTTGAGAATTACCCAGGTGAAGCTGGACGCATGCAACATGAAGAAGTTGGGGGGGTGCACTTCTATAATGATGCCTATAATGCTAATCCAGCCAGTGCAAAAGTTGGATTTGAAACCATGGCTGAAATCAAGACGTCAGCAAGAAAAATTCTCATTTTCGCCGACATGCTGGAGCTTGGTGTTCAGAGCATCGAATCACATATCAAAGCTGCTTCACAAATGCTCATGGCCGGATTTGATTACATTATTTTATTTGGGGAAGCAGTTTCCAGTAGTGCTAATTACCTTAAAGAACAGGGTTTTACATCACTTTTCTACAGCAAAGATAAATCACAATCTCTTCAACATTTCTTGAATGAAGTCAAGCAAGGAGACCTTGTTTATTTAAAAGGGTCTCGTGGGATGCAGTTGGAAGATTATGTCAATGCCTATAAGGAAAACAACTAA
- a CDS encoding UDP-N-acetylmuramoyl-L-alanyl-D-glutamate--2,6-diaminopimelate ligase, with translation MQLINIIQQVPEILETRGEQNTEVTGISYDSRQVQAGHLFIAVRGLITDGHDFIYTAIENGAQVIVYDRSDFVIPENIVSILVQDSRLALPVIASSYFGHPEEGLKLVAITGTNGKTTTNYFVQHLLTQSGTLAGRIGTTGAEMDDVDIDLMHTTPESADLYEILAEFVSHGAKAVTLEVSSHALSQNRVDGLTFDVAVYTNLTQDHLDYHGSLEDYLAAKQLLFKGLPKESVAVVNMDDPYAERIIEVCVAKIIRYGYNSIAEYRILDHSINRRGVELTLDTPYGQRVVQVNTVGTFNYYNFLAAYAAAIELECDIEKVEISAKTLPMVPGRLEKITHRAPFQVFVDYAHTPDAMETVLATLAESYPENRLITVFGCGGDRDKGKRPIMGEIATRLSSKAFITDDNPRTEAPLNIIQEIIAGCGERSNYCVIQDRTEAINAALLEAKPGDIVAVLGKGHEPYQEIMGERKPFSDMTIVDQFMEQHGYSA, from the coding sequence ATGCAACTAATTAATATCATTCAGCAAGTCCCGGAAATTTTAGAAACACGCGGTGAGCAGAATACGGAAGTCACTGGTATCAGCTATGATTCCAGACAGGTTCAAGCGGGACATCTATTTATCGCCGTACGCGGTCTCATTACAGATGGTCATGATTTTATATACACTGCCATTGAGAATGGGGCTCAGGTCATTGTATATGATCGGTCAGATTTCGTCATTCCAGAAAACATAGTTTCAATATTGGTGCAAGACTCACGATTGGCCTTACCAGTCATCGCTTCTAGCTATTTTGGCCATCCTGAAGAGGGTTTAAAGCTGGTAGCCATCACTGGAACGAATGGCAAAACCACAACCAATTATTTTGTTCAGCATCTCCTTACTCAAAGTGGAACCTTGGCTGGACGTATTGGCACCACAGGCGCTGAGATGGATGATGTTGACATTGATCTCATGCATACCACTCCAGAATCTGCTGATCTATATGAAATTCTTGCAGAATTTGTTTCTCATGGGGCAAAAGCAGTGACCCTGGAGGTTTCTTCTCATGCCCTTTCACAAAATCGAGTTGACGGACTGACCTTTGACGTTGCAGTGTACACAAATCTTACCCAGGATCATCTCGACTACCATGGTTCCCTCGAAGACTATCTGGCAGCAAAACAGCTGCTTTTCAAGGGCTTACCTAAAGAATCTGTAGCTGTAGTCAATATGGATGATCCCTATGCAGAAAGAATCATAGAAGTTTGCGTAGCGAAAATTATCCGATACGGCTATAACTCAATTGCAGAATACCGAATCCTGGACCATTCAATAAACCGTCGGGGTGTTGAACTCACCCTGGATACGCCTTATGGGCAAAGAGTTGTACAGGTAAATACTGTTGGAACTTTCAACTATTATAACTTCCTGGCAGCCTATGCAGCAGCCATCGAGTTGGAATGTGATATTGAGAAGGTTGAGATCTCGGCCAAAACGCTTCCCATGGTACCTGGTCGTTTGGAAAAAATAACACACCGTGCACCTTTTCAGGTTTTTGTGGATTATGCGCATACACCGGATGCCATGGAAACCGTACTCGCGACCCTGGCTGAATCCTACCCGGAGAATCGTCTCATCACTGTTTTTGGCTGTGGTGGTGACAGGGACAAGGGTAAGCGTCCCATTATGGGTGAAATTGCAACTCGCCTCTCCAGTAAAGCATTCATCACAGATGACAATCCTCGAACAGAGGCACCTCTCAATATTATCCAGGAGATCATTGCTGGTTGCGGCGAGCGCTCAAATTATTGCGTCATTCAAGATCGGACTGAAGCAATAAACGCGGCTTTACTGGAAGCCAAACCAGGCGATATCGTTGCTGTGCTGGGCAAGGGGCATGAGCCTTACCAGGAAATCATGGGTGAACGCAAACCTTTTAGCGATATGACAATTGTAGATCAATTCATGGAGCAACATGGCTATTCTGCCTGA
- a CDS encoding transpeptidase family protein produces MSMTYKKFRGRYIFVVVTSIIIWATLVLKMFYIQVIDPDNLGTALESQFEDKIAISPLRGNFYDRYGKKLTDNIEHFTFSAHPAQVKDKDAVARLFSKTFNKSKRYYLNKLKTKKSFVYLEKDVNPRLGRELSQSPLPVGVQVQSNVRRYYPYGDVAAPLIGFVGTENHGLSGLEDYYDHQLAGIDGWRELGSDGRGNTRIRGGFREQKPINGDDCFLTIDVDIQIIIEEELREAVARHNADKAEAILVDPSTGEILALANIPTFNPNSRSKITEASLIAHPIMSAFEPGSTFKVVGATALLEDNKVHPMDVFDCERGEYSIHGIDVKDWKSFDKLTFAEVLQNSSNIGIIKAMELLDEKQMFNTARKFGFSEKSGIQFPYESSGSLKNNKLWSDLSKSEIAIGYEVSVTTLQMAMAYSAIGNGGILMKPQLIQKLKTPKGHEQKIDRMDALRRVASEKTMHTMSDILEKAVSQGTGHKAFLPNLRIAGKTGTAKKLKNGKYVSEYVASFASFYPSEDPEYTLIVTVDHPRKGGYTGGMIAAPIAKEIYRRIYNLKGRDAEPYLQASVPKDRDESIREAPQSLQGQLLSSSLPVMKANTAQITMPDLLGMSLKMSLSGLYAMGLKPVPHGSGRVIRQVPAAGKTLKTGQSVEIYLGE; encoded by the coding sequence ATGAGTATGACCTACAAGAAATTTCGCGGACGGTACATCTTTGTGGTTGTTACTTCCATCATCATCTGGGCTACCCTGGTCCTGAAGATGTTCTATATCCAGGTGATTGATCCAGACAATCTTGGAACAGCGCTGGAGTCACAATTCGAGGACAAGATAGCCATATCACCCCTGCGGGGAAATTTTTATGATCGCTATGGCAAAAAGCTCACTGATAATATAGAGCATTTCACATTTTCAGCTCACCCTGCTCAAGTGAAAGACAAAGATGCAGTCGCCAGATTGTTTAGCAAAACATTCAACAAGTCGAAACGTTACTATCTCAACAAACTGAAAACCAAAAAGTCATTTGTCTATCTTGAAAAAGACGTGAATCCCCGTTTGGGTCGCGAATTGAGCCAGAGCCCCCTCCCTGTTGGTGTTCAAGTTCAGTCAAACGTACGGCGTTATTATCCCTATGGTGATGTAGCAGCACCATTGATTGGCTTTGTGGGAACAGAAAACCATGGGCTGTCAGGTTTGGAAGATTATTACGATCATCAACTGGCAGGGATAGATGGGTGGAGAGAGCTTGGTTCTGATGGTCGGGGCAATACCAGGATCAGGGGCGGCTTTAGAGAGCAGAAGCCCATCAATGGGGATGATTGCTTTCTTACCATTGATGTAGACATCCAGATAATCATTGAAGAAGAATTACGCGAAGCAGTTGCGAGACACAACGCAGATAAGGCTGAGGCAATCCTGGTTGATCCAAGTACAGGTGAAATACTGGCTCTGGCAAACATACCGACCTTTAATCCGAATTCACGCTCCAAAATCACTGAAGCATCCTTGATAGCTCACCCCATCATGTCAGCTTTTGAGCCTGGCTCAACATTTAAGGTAGTTGGTGCCACCGCGCTACTGGAGGACAATAAGGTTCATCCCATGGACGTTTTCGATTGTGAAAGAGGCGAATACTCCATTCATGGGATAGATGTAAAGGATTGGAAATCATTTGACAAGCTAACCTTCGCAGAAGTTCTTCAGAATTCATCCAATATTGGAATCATCAAGGCCATGGAATTACTTGATGAAAAACAGATGTTTAATACGGCCCGGAAATTTGGATTCAGCGAAAAAAGTGGTATTCAATTCCCATATGAGAGCAGTGGCTCTCTAAAAAACAACAAGCTCTGGTCCGATTTATCAAAATCTGAAATTGCCATTGGCTATGAAGTGTCTGTGACCACTCTGCAGATGGCCATGGCTTACTCTGCCATCGGAAACGGTGGTATTCTTATGAAGCCTCAGCTCATTCAAAAGCTCAAAACGCCAAAGGGACATGAGCAGAAAATTGACCGTATGGATGCGTTGCGTCGTGTGGCTTCAGAAAAAACCATGCATACCATGTCTGATATTCTTGAGAAAGCGGTCTCTCAAGGAACGGGGCACAAAGCATTCCTGCCCAACCTGAGAATAGCAGGTAAGACCGGTACCGCTAAAAAACTAAAAAATGGCAAATATGTCAGTGAGTATGTTGCTTCCTTCGCCAGTTTTTATCCCTCAGAGGATCCTGAATATACATTGATCGTCACCGTGGACCATCCCAGAAAAGGTGGGTACACCGGTGGAATGATTGCAGCTCCCATTGCCAAGGAAATTTATCGACGGATTTATAATCTTAAAGGACGAGACGCAGAGCCTTATTTACAGGCCTCTGTACCTAAGGACAGAGATGAAAGCATCCGCGAGGCACCGCAGTCGCTTCAGGGACAATTGCTGAGCTCCTCCCTCCCAGTCATGAAGGCTAACACTGCTCAGATCACCATGCCTGATTTATTGGGTATGAGTTTGAAGATGAGTCTTTCAGGGCTTTATGCCATGGGTCTCAAGCCAGTCCCTCACGGAAGTGGACGAGTCATCAGACAGGTGCCAGCAGCGGGCAAAACACTTAAAACAGGTCAATCTGTAGAAATCTATTTGGGTGAATAA
- the rsmH gene encoding 16S rRNA (cytosine(1402)-N(4))-methyltransferase RsmH, translated as MINDRSGIYIDGTFGLGGHSKAISLLLNADATLIGIDQDESALQQFDPSLIKQTLHLKCTNFENLDQVLVDLNMTKVHGILLDLGLNSFSLDDPERGFAFSLEGPLDMRFDRSNELTAETVINEYSQEQLADIMYRFGEERNSRRIARKIVNMRTNKRLTQIDELREAVAGCVDPRFRNKSFARVFQAFRIEVNREMEVLETVLNIAIQVLAPGGRLAVISYHSLEDRMVKNHFREWSQDVPRQPGMHDSEVKIPLLLRISGKPITASPEEAQLNPRARSAKLRVAERTSHAAV; from the coding sequence ATGATAAACGATCGATCTGGGATATACATAGATGGCACCTTCGGTCTCGGTGGACACTCAAAAGCAATATCCTTACTGTTAAATGCTGATGCTACTCTGATCGGTATCGATCAGGATGAATCTGCCCTCCAACAATTCGACCCTTCCCTAATTAAGCAAACACTGCACTTGAAGTGCACGAACTTTGAGAATTTGGATCAGGTGCTGGTTGACCTGAATATGACGAAAGTCCACGGAATCCTACTGGATCTCGGGCTGAACTCCTTTTCCCTGGACGATCCAGAAAGAGGATTCGCCTTTAGTCTTGAAGGTCCCCTGGACATGCGTTTTGACCGCTCAAATGAGCTTACTGCCGAAACGGTGATTAATGAATACTCGCAGGAACAGCTTGCAGATATCATGTATCGCTTCGGAGAGGAAAGGAATAGTCGCAGGATAGCGCGTAAAATTGTGAATATGAGAACCAATAAAAGACTGACGCAAATTGATGAGCTCCGCGAAGCGGTCGCTGGCTGTGTCGACCCTCGGTTTCGCAATAAATCATTTGCACGTGTTTTTCAGGCATTCAGAATCGAAGTCAATCGCGAAATGGAAGTTCTTGAGACCGTCCTGAATATAGCAATTCAAGTTTTAGCCCCTGGCGGCCGTCTGGCTGTCATCTCGTATCACTCCCTGGAAGATCGCATGGTGAAAAATCATTTCCGTGAATGGTCTCAGGATGTTCCACGGCAACCTGGCATGCATGATAGTGAAGTAAAAATTCCTCTACTGCTGCGCATCAGTGGAAAACCTATAACAGCCAGTCCGGAAGAAGCTCAATTAAACCCCCGAGCCAGAAGTGCAAAACTTCGTGTAGCTGAAAGGACGTCGCATGCGGCAGTCTGA
- the mraZ gene encoding division/cell wall cluster transcriptional repressor MraZ: MGTNTFTGEFRYSIDAKGRLNIPAKFRKALPETSEDTFVVTRGEEENIVVYSLDKWREKEDELLTLSSKLRAHRAYKRQATRFATPLKFDSQGRVMIPANLLQFAGVDKEVVIIGMIDEIEIWDPDILKRYEETEFQLDAEDIEAIDKYTRSS, from the coding sequence ATGGGAACAAACACATTTACAGGCGAATTTCGTTATTCAATTGATGCAAAAGGTCGATTGAATATTCCTGCGAAATTTCGCAAAGCGTTACCGGAGACAAGTGAGGACACCTTCGTGGTGACACGAGGCGAGGAAGAGAATATCGTTGTATACTCACTAGACAAATGGCGTGAGAAGGAAGATGAGTTACTTACACTTTCTTCGAAACTTCGAGCACACCGAGCCTATAAAAGACAGGCTACTCGATTTGCCACCCCCCTGAAATTCGATAGCCAGGGTCGCGTTATGATACCTGCAAACCTTCTGCAATTTGCCGGGGTTGATAAAGAAGTCGTGATTATTGGGATGATCGACGAAATCGAAATCTGGGATCCGGACATTCTCAAACGCTATGAGGAAACTGAGTTCCAACTTGATGCTGAGGATATAGAAGCCATTGACAAGTACACTAGATCATCGTGA
- a CDS encoding helix-turn-helix domain-containing protein, protein MAFHEDLRNHRLKKGLILEEISEDIKINVRILQALEQGDYHILPVPYVRLFMKAYAQAIDYPVEDILRGLENELKLTGEQGVSGNISSDLNASQDMSGAMLSEAQNLLEMEKGSQSNVIRLVGVVVVMIIVIIFGKSLLQPDNASDSKPLSSLLPPMNRTESMESMNISGSLLSANLDTLTVTSTDFLSIIRNDGPLITDTLFQAPGLSLNFLLTDSTELQLYPGEAALLSVKGDTLPGSPFSNSWLVVTADSTGGHLQTYPTL, encoded by the coding sequence GTGGCATTTCATGAGGACTTAAGAAACCATCGCCTGAAAAAAGGACTTATCCTGGAGGAGATCTCCGAGGATATAAAAATTAACGTTCGCATCCTACAGGCACTTGAACAGGGTGATTATCACATTCTCCCTGTACCCTATGTCCGATTATTCATGAAAGCCTATGCCCAAGCTATAGATTATCCCGTTGAGGATATCCTCCGCGGTCTTGAAAATGAGCTTAAATTGACTGGGGAACAGGGCGTTTCTGGTAATATATCTTCAGATTTAAATGCATCTCAGGATATGAGTGGAGCAATGCTCTCTGAGGCTCAGAACTTGTTAGAGATGGAAAAGGGATCCCAGAGTAATGTGATTCGCCTTGTGGGTGTAGTGGTGGTAATGATTATCGTCATCATCTTTGGCAAGAGTCTCTTACAACCAGACAATGCTTCTGATTCTAAGCCGCTTTCCTCACTCCTACCGCCAATGAATCGCACGGAGAGCATGGAATCAATGAATATTTCAGGGTCACTCCTCTCTGCCAATTTGGATACCTTGACGGTGACATCAACCGATTTTCTCTCCATTATCCGAAATGACGGTCCACTTATAACTGACACCTTGTTCCAGGCGCCAGGACTATCCCTTAATTTTCTACTCACTGATTCAACTGAACTGCAGTTGTATCCCGGTGAGGCTGCCCTGTTATCAGTAAAAGGCGATACCTTGCCAGGATCGCCATTTAGCAATTCCTGGTTAGTGGTTACAGCAGATTCCACAGGTGGACACTTACAGACCTATCCAACCCTGTAG
- the maf gene encoding septum formation protein Maf, giving the protein MRPETQLILASASPRRKSLLEQIGYSFRVIPSHVDEPPFEDDDPAGYASNLATLKAGEISNQYPDALVIGADTIVIIGNEVLGKPENDASAYRMLSQLSGQNHQVITAYSFHLKASNIKEVHHVLTQVHFKKLRPEEINYYIETRAPFDKAGAYGIQDYSSVFVDRIQGCFYNVVGLPLSDFNEKLNNLLRHYSITLK; this is encoded by the coding sequence TTGAGACCTGAAACACAGCTTATATTAGCCAGTGCCTCTCCCCGCAGAAAGAGTCTCCTGGAACAAATCGGTTATTCTTTCAGGGTTATCCCCAGCCATGTTGACGAGCCACCTTTTGAGGACGATGATCCAGCAGGCTATGCCTCAAATCTAGCTACCCTCAAGGCTGGTGAAATCTCCAATCAATATCCAGATGCCTTAGTTATTGGAGCAGATACCATCGTCATCATTGGCAACGAAGTTTTAGGAAAACCAGAAAATGATGCCTCAGCCTACAGAATGCTTAGTCAACTCTCTGGGCAAAACCATCAGGTAATTACTGCCTACAGTTTTCATTTAAAGGCATCCAACATCAAAGAAGTGCATCATGTGTTAACTCAGGTTCATTTTAAAAAACTTCGTCCCGAAGAAATTAACTATTATATAGAAACCCGGGCTCCATTCGATAAAGCGGGAGCATATGGGATTCAGGATTACTCCAGTGTGTTTGTGGATCGAATACAAGGGTGCTTTTATAATGTGGTTGGCTTGCCACTCTCTGACTTTAACGAGAAATTAAACAATCTCCTCCGTCACTACTCCATCACCCTTAAATAA